One genomic window of Parasteatoda tepidariorum isolate YZ-2023 chromosome 9, CAS_Ptep_4.0, whole genome shotgun sequence includes the following:
- the LOC107444755 gene encoding homeobox protein BarH-like 1b, producing MTAPVPGGNAASAVSASVAAAAAAAAAAAGVCVGLVPTAGGAATAVSWSSCGATDVRLESGCPKDGSKGGHPPRKVRRNRTVFTELQLMGLERRFDCQKYLSTPDRAELARALGLTQLQVKTWYQNRRMKWKKQVMQGGCTVPPTKPKGRPKKNSIPSLNETRTANELANLKETF from the exons ATGACTGCTCCTGTTCCTGGAGGAAATGCAGCGTCCGCCGTATCAGCTTCCGTAGCAGCTGCGGCAGCCGCCGCTGCTGCTGCCGCTGGTGTCTGTGTGGGGCTTGTCCCGACAGCTGGGGGCGCGGCAACCGCCGTCTCTTGGTCGTCGTGTGGGGCTACCGATGTGAGACTGGAATCTGGATGTCCAAAAGACGGATCTAAAGGGGGTCATCCACCCAGGAAAGTGAGGAGAAATCGAACTGTGTTTACAGAGCTGCAACTGATGGGGTTGGAGAGGCGATTTGATTGTCAGAAGTATTTGTCCACACCTGATAGGGCTGAATTGGCCAGGGCGTTAGGGCTGACGCAGTTACAAGTGAAGACGTGGTATCAGAACAGAAGAATGAAGTGGAAAAAACAA GTAATGCAAGGGGGATGTACTGTTCCACCGACAAAACCAAAAGGCAGGCCAAAAAAGAACTCGATTCCCTCATTAAACGAAACTCGAACTGCAAATGAATTAGCCAATTTGAAAGAGACATTTTGA